The DNA segment ACAAGCGCCAGATGACCGCGCTCGCCATCGCCGAGGCGCAGGCCGATCTGTGGATGCTGCAGGAGCTCGATTCGCTCGCCAGCCTCCAGGCCTTCTTCGCCAACTACGTCCACCGCATCGCCGACCACCGCTACGGCCATTTCACGCTGATCGACGGCAATGACCGCCGCAACATCGATATCGGCTTCGCGGCGCGGCGCGACCTCATCGGACAGGGGCAGGTCACCGTGCGCTCGCACAGCGATCTGACCTTCGCCCAGGCCGGCGTGCACGACCGCGATCTCGCCCTGCTCGGCATCGGGCCACATGGCAGGGTCTTCGCGCGCGACTGCCTCGAGGTGGAACTCAATCTCGGCCAGCGCCGGTTGTCCCTGTTCGGCTGTCATCTGAAGTCGATGAACAACGGCCGCGAGGACGGGCGCAGCATGACGCTGCCGGTGCGCCGGGCCGAGGCGCGGGCGGTGAAATGGCTGATCCGGCAGCGCTTCGGCGGGGGCTGGCGCGACACAAACTGGATCGTGCTCGGCGACCTCAACGGCTATCGCTACAGCCTGGGGCCGCGGGCCGAGCCGGTCGACGAGGGCCAAAGCGGCATCGAGCCGCTGCTCGACGATTTTGCCGTCGATCCGATGGAGACGCTGCCCGCGCACGAGCGCTGGACGCATTTCCGGCGCTACTGGTCGGACGCGCAGGAGAAGCTGGTCGACAGCCACATGCCGCTCGACCACATCCTGCTCTCGCCGGCGCTGGCGGCGGCCAACCCCAAGCCCGCCATGCAGATGATCCGGCGCGGATTGCCCTATCGCGTGCCGCTCGACCCGCGCGAGCCGGACCGCTCGATGGCGCGGCTCGCCACCTGCGCCAACCGCTATCCGCGCGTCGGCTGGGACCGGCCGAAGGCCTCGGACCATTGCCCGCTCACCATCGACCTCGAGATACCGGCAGGATGATCCGATGACAGGCCAGGGGAGGCGCGGCGGCGTCGAGAACGGGACGATCGTCCGGCTCGCACGGGTCGATGCCCGGGTCGAGCCCCATGACTGGGCCTATGCCCGCGAGAACGCCGCGGGAATCGCGGCGCATTGGGCGAAGATCAGTGCCGGCAAGCCCGCGATGTTCAACGGGCGGGTGATGCTGCAGCACCGCGCGGCGATCCGCGGCGGCGTTTTCGAGGCCGGCTATTTCGAGACCGACTATGCCGCCTTCATGGCCTGGCGCGATGCCGGCCATCCCGGGCCCGCCATCCGCAACGGCTTCGCCATGGCGGCGCTCAGGGCCAATGACGGCGCCTTCCTCTGCGGCAGGATGGGCGCCCACACCGCCAATGCCGGCAAGGTCTATTTCGCCGCCGGCACGCCCGACCGCGAGGATCAACGCCCCGACGGCACGCTCGACCTCGCCGGCAGCGTCACCCGCGAGCTTGCGGAGGAGACCGGCTTGCGGGCCGGGGAGCTCGCTGTCGGCGCCGGCTGGACGGCGGTGATCGAGGAAGGCCGCATCGCCTTCATGCGCGAGGTCGGCATCGACCTGCCGGCGGATGAGGCGCGGGCGCTGATGCTGGCGCGGATGAAGACGCTGCCCGAGGAGGAGCTTTCCGACATCGTGATCCTGCGCGACCTCGCCGCGACGCAAGAGCACGACATGCCGCCCTTCATGCGCCGCTACCTCGCGCATATCTTCGGTGACGACTGATCCCGCTTGTCCCGCGAAAGCAACCCGATGACCCTTGCCGAGACCGCCCATCCCGAAGCGCTGCCGTTGCCGGCCGAAAATCCCTTCGCCGCGCGCTGGCAGACGCCTTTCCGCCTGCCGCCCTTCGCGCAGATCAGGCCCGAGCATATCCGCCCGGCCTTCGACGCGGCGCTCGCCAAGCACAAGGCCGAGATCGCGGCGATCGTCGCGGATAAGGCCCAGCCCGATTTCGCCAATACGATCGAGGCGCTGGAGCGGGCGGGCCGGGCGCTCAGCCGCATCGGCGGCGTGTTCTACAACCTGACCGGGGCCGACACGAACGAGGCGTTGCAGGCGATCGAGCGCGCGATGTCGCCGATCACCGCGCGGCACTGGTCGGCGATCATGATGGACGAGGGGCTGTTCGCCCGCGTCGACGCGGTCAATGCCAGGCGCGACGGGCTCAGCCTCGATGCCGAGCAGGCGCGATTGCTGGAGCGCACCCACAAGGGCTTCGTCCGTTCCGGCGCGAAGCTCGCTGCGGATGACAAGCAGCGCCTCGCCACGATCAATGAACGGTTGGCGGCGCTCGGCACCGCGTTCAGCCAGAACGTGCTGAAGGATGAATCGTCCTACGCCCTCTTCATCGCGGACGAGGCCGGGCTTGCCGGCCTGCCGGACTTCCTGAGGGCGGCGATGGCGCGCGCGGCGGCCGATCGGGCCAGGCCCGGCCAGCATGCGGTGACGCTGTCGCGCTCGATCATCGAGCCGTTCCTGACCTTCTCCGAGCGGCGCGACCTGCGCGAGGAAGCCTTCCTCGCCTGGAGCCGGCGCGGCGAGAACGGCGGCGACAGCGACAACCGCGCGATCGTCGCCGAGATGGTGGCGCTCCGGGCCGAGAAGGCGAAGCTCCTCGGCTATCCGACCTTCGCCCATTTCAAGCTCGACGACGCCATGGCGAAGACGCCGGAGCATGTGCGCGACCTGCTCGAGCTGGTCTGGAAGCCGGCCCGCGCGCGGGCGGCGCGCGAGGCGGCCGATCTTTCGGCCCTGGCGGGGCTTGAGGGCGGGAACGGGCCGATCCGCCCCTGGGACTGGCGCCATTATGCCGAGAAGGTCAGGCAGAAGACCTATGCTTTCGACGAGGCCGCGCTGAAGCCCTATCTCCCGCTCGACCGCGTGCGGCAGGCGGCCTTCGACGTCGCCGGCAAGCTGTTCGGGCTTGCCTTCACCGAGCGGCCGGAGCTTGCCGGCTACCATCCGGAGGTGCGCCTCTTCGAGGTGACGGAGGCCGCAAGCGGGCGTGCCATCGGGCTGTTTCTGGGGGATTACTTCGCCCGGCCCTCGAAGCGCTCGGGCGCCTGGATGAGCGCCTTTCGCGGCCAGCGCAAGCTCGATGGCGAGGTCAGGCCGATCATCGTCAATGTCTGCAATTTCGCCAAGCCGGCGGAGGGCCACCCGGCGCTGCTCTCGCTCGACGAGGCGCGCACGCTGTTCCACGAATTCGGCCACGCGCTGCACGGGCTCATCTCGGACGTGACCTATGGTTCGCTCGCCGGGACCTCGGTCGCGCGCGACTTCGTCGAATTGCCCTCGCAGCTCTACGAGCACTGGTTCCTGACGCGCGAGGTGATGCGGCAATATTGCCTGCATGCCGAGACGGGTAAGCCGATCCCCGAGGCGCTGATCGAGAAGATCGAAAAGGCGCAGACCTTCAACCAGGGCTTCGCCACCGTGGAATACACCTCCTCGGCGCTGGTCGATCTCGCCTTCCATTCGCTCGCGGCGCCGGCCGCGGTCGATCCGCTCGCCTTCGAGGCGGCGGAGCTGAAGCGCATCGGCATGCCGGCCGAGATCACCATGCGCCACCGCACGCCGCACTTCACCCATGTCTTCGCCGGCGACGGCTATTCGGCCGGCTATTACAGCTATCTCTGGTCGGAGGTGATGGATGCCGACGCCTTCAACGCCTTCACCGAGACGGGCGATGTGTTCTCGGCCGAGGTGGCGGCGAAGCTGAAGCGCTACATCTATGCTGCCGGCGACACGCGCGAGGCGGCGGAAGCCTACACGCTGTTCCGCGGCCGGCTGCCGACGCCGGATGCGCTTTTGGAGAAGCGGGGGCTGGCGGCGTAGGGCTGCGAGGCGCGTCTTGCCCGAAGCGGTTGGTCGTCGCGCTGTCCCCGCTTTTCTCAGCTCATGCGTTACCAAGCAAAGATGATGTTCTAGACATCAGTTAAGATATCTCCTATATTTTCCCTGAGGTTCAGCATGCGAGTTCATCGATGATAACGGCCGCGCAGATGCGCGCCGCCCGTGCCCTGCTCGGGATCGACCAGCGTGGGCTCGCCGAGATGGCGGGCGTCTCGCTGCCCACCATCCAGCGGATGGAAAGCAGCGAAGGCAATGTCCGCGGCGTGATCGAATCCCTGACCCGGGTGGTGGAGGCGTTTGACCGCGCGGGCGTCGAGCTGATCGGCGACAACGCCGTCAGCCGCGGCGGCGGGCGCGGGGTGCGCCTGAAAGCGCCGCCATAGACGAAGACCCGCACAGGTTAAGAGCGGCGCCGACCGCGATCCGGCCGACGCTCCCGCGTCCCGCGAGGGGGTTGAGGAAAGGATTGTCATGGCCGCCACGAGCCCCGAGCCGAGCTTCGCCGAGCTCTACACGCCCAAGCTGGTCACGATCATGCGCGAGGGTTACGGCCTCGCCGGCTTCAAGGCCGACGCCATCGCCGGCCTCACCGTCGCGATCGTGGCGCTGCCGCTGTCCATGGCCATCGCCATCGCCTCCGGGGTCACGCCCGATCGCGGGCTCTACACCTCGATCGTCGGCGGCTTCATCGTCTCGGCGTTCGGCGGCAGCCGCTTCCAGATCGGCGGGCCGGCCGGGGCCTTCATCGTGCTGGTCGCGGCCTGCGTGGCGCAGCACGGGCTGGAGGGCCTGCTGCTCGCGACCTTCCTGTCGGGCTTCATGCTGGCGGCGATCGGGCTTCTCAGGCTCGGCACCTTCATCAAATACATCCCCTATCCGGTCACGGTCGGCTTCACCGCCGGCATCGCGGTCATCATCTTCTCGAGCCAGATCAAGGACCTGCTGGGCTTGAGCCTTGAGAAGGAGCCGGGGCCGCTGCTGCCGAAGCTCGCCGCGCTCGCCGGCGCGCTGCCGAGCGTGAGCCCGGCGGCGGTCGCGGTCGCGGCCGTCACCATCGGCGTCATCGTCGCGTTGCGCCGCCTGCGGCCGCATTGGCCCTCGCTGATCATCGGCGTGGCGATCGCCACGGTCGGGGCGGCGCTCATGGGCGCGCCGGTCGAGACCATCGGCACGCGCTTCGGCGGCATTCCGCAGACGCTGCCGCTGCCGCATCTGCCGGAGATCTCCTGGACGAAGATCGTCGCCGTCCTGCCGAACGCGCTCTCCTTCACCCTGCTCGGCTGCATCGAGAGCCTGCTCTCGGCCGTGGTCGCCGATTCGATGACGGGCCGGCGGCATCGCTCTAATTGCGAGCTGGTGGCGCAGGGGCTGGCGAACATCGCCTCGCCGCTGTTCGGCGGCATCTGCGTCACCGGCAACATCGCCCGCACCGCCACCAATGTGCGCTCCGGCGCGCGCGGACCGGTCGCCGGCATGCTGCATTCGGTGTTCCTGCTGCTGTTCATGCTGGTCGCGGCGCCGCTTGCGGCCTTCATCCCGCTCGCGGCGCTGGCGGGCGTGCTGGCGGTGGTGGCCTGGAACATGGCCGAGAAGCACGAGTTCGCGACGCTGATCCGCGCCTCGCGGGGCGATGCCGTGGTGCTCCTGGTGACGTTCCTGCTGGTGATCTTCGAGGATCTGACCGTCGGCATCGTCGTCGGCTTTTCGGTCAGCGCGCTGCTCTTCCTGCACCGCATGGCCGAATCGGTGGCGGTCGAGAACGCCCCGATGGTGGAGGAGGACAGGGCGGACACGGAAAACGGCAATGGGCGCAAGCCCTATGATTCAGGGCTCGCGACCGATCCCGACATCATGGTCCTGCGCATTTCGGGCGCCTTTTTCTTCGGCGCCGCCGCCGCGGTCGGCGCGGCGCTGGACAGGATCGGCGAGAAGCCGAAGACCTATGTCATCGACCTCTCGGCCGTCTCCCTGCTCGATTCGACCGGGGCTGCGACGATCGAAAGCTTCGTGCGCAACGCCCATCGCAGGGGCGCGACGGTGCGGATCGCCGGCGCGACGCGGCCGGTGCGCCGGACGCTCCTCATGCACGGCGTCGGGCGGCCGAAGGTGCGCTTCATCGGCACGGTGGGCGAGGCGCTCAGCCCGGATAGCCGAACTTCGCCTTCGTCGCCCTGATCCGGCCGATGGCGCCGGCCTCGTTGCCGCTGCTGCACAGCGTGCGCGCCTGCGCGATCTCGCCCGAGACCCGGTCGTGCACGCCCTTGGTGGTGTGGCCGGTGGCGACGTCGTTGTCGATCACC comes from the Bosea sp. (in: a-proteobacteria) genome and includes:
- a CDS encoding endonuclease/exonuclease/phosphatase family protein; amino-acid sequence: MKLRVGTFNVENLLTRHRFEPGGRTETAAAMSLFHFPRADERDAVERSLAVALEDDKRQMTALAIAEAQADLWMLQELDSLASLQAFFANYVHRIADHRYGHFTLIDGNDRRNIDIGFAARRDLIGQGQVTVRSHSDLTFAQAGVHDRDLALLGIGPHGRVFARDCLEVELNLGQRRLSLFGCHLKSMNNGREDGRSMTLPVRRAEARAVKWLIRQRFGGGWRDTNWIVLGDLNGYRYSLGPRAEPVDEGQSGIEPLLDDFAVDPMETLPAHERWTHFRRYWSDAQEKLVDSHMPLDHILLSPALAAANPKPAMQMIRRGLPYRVPLDPREPDRSMARLATCANRYPRVGWDRPKASDHCPLTIDLEIPAG
- a CDS encoding helix-turn-helix domain-containing protein, whose protein sequence is MITAAQMRAARALLGIDQRGLAEMAGVSLPTIQRMESSEGNVRGVIESLTRVVEAFDRAGVELIGDNAVSRGGGRGVRLKAPP
- a CDS encoding NUDIX hydrolase; this translates as MTGQGRRGGVENGTIVRLARVDARVEPHDWAYARENAAGIAAHWAKISAGKPAMFNGRVMLQHRAAIRGGVFEAGYFETDYAAFMAWRDAGHPGPAIRNGFAMAALRANDGAFLCGRMGAHTANAGKVYFAAGTPDREDQRPDGTLDLAGSVTRELAEETGLRAGELAVGAGWTAVIEEGRIAFMREVGIDLPADEARALMLARMKTLPEEELSDIVILRDLAATQEHDMPPFMRRYLAHIFGDD
- a CDS encoding SulP family inorganic anion transporter; its protein translation is MAATSPEPSFAELYTPKLVTIMREGYGLAGFKADAIAGLTVAIVALPLSMAIAIASGVTPDRGLYTSIVGGFIVSAFGGSRFQIGGPAGAFIVLVAACVAQHGLEGLLLATFLSGFMLAAIGLLRLGTFIKYIPYPVTVGFTAGIAVIIFSSQIKDLLGLSLEKEPGPLLPKLAALAGALPSVSPAAVAVAAVTIGVIVALRRLRPHWPSLIIGVAIATVGAALMGAPVETIGTRFGGIPQTLPLPHLPEISWTKIVAVLPNALSFTLLGCIESLLSAVVADSMTGRRHRSNCELVAQGLANIASPLFGGICVTGNIARTATNVRSGARGPVAGMLHSVFLLLFMLVAAPLAAFIPLAALAGVLAVVAWNMAEKHEFATLIRASRGDAVVLLVTFLLVIFEDLTVGIVVGFSVSALLFLHRMAESVAVENAPMVEEDRADTENGNGRKPYDSGLATDPDIMVLRISGAFFFGAAAAVGAALDRIGEKPKTYVIDLSAVSLLDSTGAATIESFVRNAHRRGATVRIAGATRPVRRTLLMHGVGRPKVRFIGTVGEALSPDSRTSPSSP
- a CDS encoding M3 family metallopeptidase, with product MTLAETAHPEALPLPAENPFAARWQTPFRLPPFAQIRPEHIRPAFDAALAKHKAEIAAIVADKAQPDFANTIEALERAGRALSRIGGVFYNLTGADTNEALQAIERAMSPITARHWSAIMMDEGLFARVDAVNARRDGLSLDAEQARLLERTHKGFVRSGAKLAADDKQRLATINERLAALGTAFSQNVLKDESSYALFIADEAGLAGLPDFLRAAMARAAADRARPGQHAVTLSRSIIEPFLTFSERRDLREEAFLAWSRRGENGGDSDNRAIVAEMVALRAEKAKLLGYPTFAHFKLDDAMAKTPEHVRDLLELVWKPARARAAREAADLSALAGLEGGNGPIRPWDWRHYAEKVRQKTYAFDEAALKPYLPLDRVRQAAFDVAGKLFGLAFTERPELAGYHPEVRLFEVTEAASGRAIGLFLGDYFARPSKRSGAWMSAFRGQRKLDGEVRPIIVNVCNFAKPAEGHPALLSLDEARTLFHEFGHALHGLISDVTYGSLAGTSVARDFVELPSQLYEHWFLTREVMRQYCLHAETGKPIPEALIEKIEKAQTFNQGFATVEYTSSALVDLAFHSLAAPAAVDPLAFEAAELKRIGMPAEITMRHRTPHFTHVFAGDGYSAGYYSYLWSEVMDADAFNAFTETGDVFSAEVAAKLKRYIYAAGDTREAAEAYTLFRGRLPTPDALLEKRGLAA